The genomic stretch AAATGCGAACAACTTTGACTAATCGCAGCCAAAGATTCCTATCTGCcaatttaataaataattttcaCATTCCAATATGCACTCGAAAACAAACGCACAAtaagttttgttcatttttttgttgTCTTGTCTTATCAAGTTTTCAAAACCattagtacattttttttgttattttatgtaATCGATCACACTTGActataaagtttgttatttagcAACTCCGTTTTCGTATTTTCAACGTTACTGTCAGTAAAATCTACTTTTGCTTCCCTACTTCTGCTCGGCTCTTTTCTCAACGTAAAGTGCATATGCGTAAGTTGTATATCAATTTAACGTACAAACTGACAATAATCAAGAAGATAGTGCATTGATAGTGACTCAGCGTTTGAATgcagaacaaataaaaaaaataaacggaaCAATCAGTGGAAAAAACGACCTACCTTGACTGAGTAAAAGGATGACTACGACAAAAACAGCTGGCCACCGTCGGTGACAACCGTGGCCGTTGTGGTTCCACTGGCCGTTGTCAGTGTGAGCGTTTGATGCGGCTGTGATTGCTGCGAGAGGGTagattttttcgcttttgttttTGCGTAACGCTTGTGAGACTTCTCGATTGCGTCCTTCATTTCCGTTACGTATTCATCATATTTGAGCCGATCCTTGAACCAGGCCACTGTGAAGATAAACCCGTATGAAACACAATGGAGATCCATAAACTCAATCGTACCACTTACCGTACAGAGAATCGCTAAAAATCACGAGCGAAGATAATTTGAACTTTTTCCCACCATCCCAGGATACTGCATCGAGTACCTCATCGCTAACTATCGAACCAAGTGCATTCATCACGATATTTTCATCACATTCCAGCTTAATTTTGGTGAGATACTCAAATAACTTGTTATAAAGGCTTTCATCGCTGCAGATGCCTTTGTTCAGTTCGATTAGCTCCTTCAGCGTCCTCAGTGGAAACCTAAACATGGACTCCACATTCATGCAGCTTGGTTCAGCGGCAATCAAACCAAGGTTAGCAGCAGCTGCACCTGGTCCAGTTGCTTCTTGCTTCAAAGCCGCCAACCGGTTGAAGCTCTGTTCCGCGACTACCTTCAGCAACTCTTCGATGTTGGTCAACTTTTTCAGAATCAGTTTGATGTCGTCGGGTTGCGATGAAACAGGCTGCTGCTGAACTGTCATGCATCCACTAGCTCCGATAGTAATACCAGTGCCAATGTTTGTGTTCGTTGTTCCCAGCGTCCCACTGTTGATGCTGGAAGTGCTAGCCACCACACAAGAAGAGGAGGGCTCTTGCTGTCGGATTCGCTTGAGCTCCTCAGAGTCCATACTGTGTTCGTCGTCGTAATCATGGTCACCTGATGTcgctaaaaaaatatcaaatattatTTATAAATCCAGATATTTGCTTAAAATCACTTACAAGGCTTTTCATCATGTTTATCTTTGTCTcggtatttcttgataataATGTGAATATCGTCTGAGATCGGCATCCTTCGTTTTTTCGCTAAAACCCGAAACACCTCTATGAAACTTAGAACAAGCTGATTTTATTTGGAAATCTTACAAGTCGTAGCATAATTATGACAATTATCCATTCTGGGGGTATTACGGCAGCGAAATATCCCTAATCCGATGACAACGTAAACAAGCTGTTCCTGAACAGCTTTGAAGCAGGTTTGAACTGATGTTTAATCTCCTGCACTTCGAGACCTACTACCTGGAACTTCGCGACCTAGATTAGCTAGCAAGCAGAGTAgataaaaaccatttttttgcaaattatgcgaagaaatttttaaaatttccccCCAAAACAAGCCATTTACAAACACGAATCACAGTCAGTGATAAACTTTTCCGTCAACGTCAA from Wyeomyia smithii strain HCP4-BCI-WySm-NY-G18 chromosome 3, ASM2978416v1, whole genome shotgun sequence encodes the following:
- the LOC129727854 gene encoding uncharacterized protein LOC129727854: MDNCHNYATTSKKRRMPISDDIHIIIKKYRDKDKHDEKPSTSGDHDYDDEHSMDSEELKRIRQQEPSSSCVVASTSSINSGTLGTTNTNIGTGITIGASGCMTVQQQPVSSQPDDIKLILKKLTNIEELLKVVAEQSFNRLAALKQEATGPGAAAANLGLIAAEPSCMNVESMFRFPLRTLKELIELNKGICSDESLYNKLFEYLTKIKLECDENIVMNALGSIVSDEVLDAVSWDGGKKFKLSSLVIFSDSLYVAWFKDRLKYDEYVTEMKDAIEKSHKRYAKTKAKKSTLSQQSQPHQTLTLTTASGTTTATVVTDGGQLFLS